A part of Aegilops tauschii subsp. strangulata cultivar AL8/78 chromosome 2, Aet v6.0, whole genome shotgun sequence genomic DNA contains:
- the LOC109770857 gene encoding zealexin A1 synthase codes for MEGWFGLCFIALCTPLALWLLKLAGSKYKPQKHHQLPPGPWTLPIIGSLHHVASALPHRRMMDMSRRHGPLMHLMLGEVPTVIVSSAEAAALVMRTNDPAFADRPQSVTSDIFGCSGKNIGFAPYGDHWRQMRKVCIVELLSSRQVKRIESIRAEEVGNLLRSIAALDGATVNVSEKMMELSNDIVTRAVFGGKFTQQEEYLRELDEAFALVSGFSPVDLFPSWRLVRWLSNDERRMRRCHGHIQRIIANVIEGRKAAGVGASSTDEEDLLDVLLRLQQEDSLEFPLTTEIIGAVLFDIFAGATSTIGTTLTWAMSELVRSPETMAKAQQEVREVLGQDRAVITNSDLAKPDYMQMIIKETLRFHPPASLVLRASIEDCTIMGYDIPKGTNVNINVFAISRDPAYWNNPEEFRPERFENNNTNYNGTYFEFTPFGAGRRQCPAIQFSSSVLEMTLTNILYHFNWKLPGGASPISLDMSEKFGLAVSKKYDLKLEATPHLWFKAMRSK; via the exons ATGGAGGGGTGGTTCGGCTTGTGTTTCATAGCACTATGCACGCCGCTTGCCCTTTGGCTTCTCAAGCTCGCCGGCAGCAAGTACAAGCCACAGAAGCACCACCAGCTGCCGCCAGGGCCATGGACTCTACCGATCATCGGCAGCCTCCACCATGTCGCCAGCGCCCTCCCTCACCGCAGGATGATGGACATGTCTCGCCGACACGGCCCACTGATGCACCTCATGCTAGGCGAGGTCCCAACCGTGATCGTCTCGAGcgccgaggcggcggcgctggtgATGAGGACCAACGACCCCGCCTTCGCGGACCGGCCGCAGAGCGTGACGTCCGACATCTTCGGCTGCAGCGGTAAGAACATCGGCTTCGCCCCCTACGGCGACCATTGGCGCCAGATGCGCAAGGTGTGCATCGTGGAGCTCCTCAGCTCCAGGCAGGTGAAGCGCATAGAGAGCATCAGGGCCGAGGAGGTGGGTAACCTCCTCCGCTCCATCGCCGCCTTGGATGGCGCCACCGTTAACGTCAGCGAGAAGATGATGGAGCTGAGCAACGACATCGTGACGAGGGCGGTCTTCGGAGGCAAGTTCACGCAGCAGGAAGAGTACCTCCGCGAGCTGGATGAGGCGTTTGCGCTGGTGAGCGGCTTCTCCCCCGTCGACCTTTTCCCGTCGTGGCGGCTAGTCCGGTGGCTCAGCAACGACGAGCGCCGCATGAGGAGGTGCCACGGCCACATCCAACGCATCATCGCCAACGTCATAGAGGGGCGCAAGGCCGCCGGCGTTGGTGCCTCCAGCACTGATGAGGAGGACCTGCTGGATGTGTTGCTTAGGCTGCAGCAGGAGGACTCCTTGGAATTCCCTCTAACCACCGAGATAATAGGCGCCGTCTTGTTT GACATATTTGCAGGTGCCACGTCGACCATAGGAACTACCTTGACGTGGGCTATGTCAGAGCTTGTGCGCAGTCCTGAAACTATGGCCAAGGCACAACAAGAAGTCCGAGAGGTTCTTGGCCAAGACCGAGCTGTCATTACTAATAGCGACCTCGCTAAACCCGACTACATGCAGATGATCATCAAGGAAACCCTTAGGTTCCATCCGCCTGCTTCTCTAGTTCTTCGCGCGTCCATAGAGGATTGTACTATCATGGGTTATGACATCCCCAAAGGCACCAATGTAAACATTAACGTCTTCGCAATTTCTCGAGATCCTGCATACTGGAACAATCCTGAAGAGTTTAGGCCGGAGAGGTTTGAGAACAACAACACAAATTACAACGGCACATACTTTGAATTCACTCCCTTTGGCGCTGGGCGACGACAATGCCCTGCGATTCAGTTTAGCTCGTCGGTCTTGGAGATGACATTGACAAATATTCTGTATCACTTCAACTGGAAGCTTCCTGGTGGTGCTAGCCCGATTTCGCTTGACATGTCCGAGAAATTTGGGCTTGCAGTAAGCAAAAAGTATGATCTGAAACTTGAAGCTACTCcacacttgtggttcaaagctaTGCGGTCAAAGTGA